One genomic window of Ficedula albicollis isolate OC2 chromosome 18, FicAlb1.5, whole genome shotgun sequence includes the following:
- the C18H17orf75 gene encoding protein Njmu-R1: MVYGGAWSAQLGAAAGDGGAVAHTPSAEDFSLSLLDTNLPAEAETELRGFIAKRLTKGALFEGMGNVASVGLSIPEGGSEKGLELFRLELDKYVQNLKINLDLEQKNLEACVSPYLRSWFEDAICPIQRVVQLFQDKLASLLHAALSYTPVEVKNADERTEKDISRFLAAASLQGLVQEGTMTSLCIAMTEEPHKSMVIDCSGPQPQLHNAGSNRFCEDWIQAFVNGAEGGNPFLFRQILENFKLKAIQDINNLKRFIRQAEMNHYALFKCYLFLKNCGSGDILLKIVKVEHAEMPEARNVVTVLEEFMRETPVA; encoded by the exons ATGGTGTATGGGGGAGCCTG GTCCGCGCAGCTGGGAGCCGCCGCCGGGGATGGCGGTGCCGTGGCACACACACCCTCCGCCGAAGACTTCAG CCTCTCCTTGCTGGACACCAATTTACCAGCTGAAGCAGAGACGGAGTTGCGCGGTTTCATCGCTAAGCGTCTCACTAAAGGAGCGCTGTTTGAAGGAATGGGCAATGTAGCATCAGTGGGGCTGAG cATACCAGAAG GTGGCTCAGAGAAAGGTCTGGAACT tttcagacTTGAGCTGGACAAATACGTTCAAAATCTGAAGATAAACCTTGATCTGGAG CAAAAAAACTTGGAGGCCTGTGTTAGCCCCTACCTGAGGAGCTGGTTTGAGGATGCCATCTGCCCTATCCAGAGGGTTGTGCAGCTCTTCCAGGACAAACTTGCCTCTCTGCTACATGCT gcTCTGAGTTACACTCCTGTAGAAGtcaaaaatgcagatgaaagaacagaaaaggacATCAGCAG GttcctggcagctgccagcctcCAAGGACTTGTCCAGGAAGGCACAATGACCTCCCTGTGCATTGCCATGACAGAGGAACCACACAAGTCCATGGTTATAGACTGTAGTGGACCTCAACCCCAGCTGCATAATGCAG GAAGCAACAGATTCTGTGAGGACTGGATACAAGCTTTTGTGAATGGTGCTGAAGGTGGAAATCCATTTCTCTTCCGGCAGATTTTGGAAAACTTTAAATTGAAG GCTATCCAGGACATTAACAACCTGAAGAGGTTTATCCGCCAGGCTGAAATGAACCACTATGCCTTGTTCAAGTGCTACCTGTTCCTAAAGAACTGTGGCAGTGGAGACATCCTGCTGAAAATTGTCAAAGTAGAACATGCAGAAATGCCAGAAGCCAGGAACGTAGTGACTGTCCTAGAGGAATTCATGAGAGAAACACCAGTGGCTTAA
- the ZNF207 gene encoding BUB3-interacting and GLEBS motif-containing protein ZNF207 isoform X2: MGRKKKKQLKPWCWYCNRDFDDEKILIQHQKAKHFKCHICHKKLYTGPGLAIHCMQVHKETIDAVPNAIPGRTDIELEIYGMEGIPEKDMEERRRLLEQKTQESQKKKQQDDSDEYEDDESAASTSFQPQQVQPQQGYIPPMAQPGLPPVPGAPGMPPGIPPLMAGVPPMMPGMPPVMPGMPPGLHQQRKYMQSFCGGNMMMPMGGMMPPGPGIPPLMPGMPPGMPPPVGPRPGMPPMTQAQPVTAPGILNRPPAPAATAPTPQPPVTKPLFPSAGQMGTPVTSSSAASSNSESLSASSNALFPSTAQAAAAVPGPVGTDFKPLNSTPATTTEPPKPTFPAYTQSTASTTSTTNSTAAKPATSITSKPATLTTTSATSKLIHPDEDISLEERRAQLPKYQRNLPRPGQAALGTPPVGPIGGMMPPQPGIPPQQQGMRPPMPPHGQYGAHHQGMPGYLPGAMPPYGQGPPMVPPYQSGPPRPPMGMRPPVMSQGGRY; this comes from the exons ATGGGCCGTaagaagaagaagcagctgAAGCCTTGGTGCTG GTATTGTAATAGAGATTTTGATGATGAGAAAATCCTTATACAGCAtcaaaaagcaaagcactttAAATGCCATATATGTCATAAGAAACTGTATACAGGACCTGGTTTAGCTATACACTGCATGCAG gtaCATAAAGAAACAATAGATGCTGTTCCAAATGCTATTCCCGGAAGAACAGACATTGAACTGGAAATCTATGGAATGGAAGGCATTCCAGAAAAAGATATGGAGGAACGGAGGAGGTTACTTGAACAAAAAACTCAGG agagccagaaaaaaaaacaacaggatGATTCTGATGAGTATGAAGATGATGAATCTGCAGCTTCAACTTCATTTCAACCCCAGCAAGTTCAGCCGCAACAGGGGTACATTCCCCCAATGGCACAGCCAGGTTtgcctcctgtgccaggtgcaCCAGGGATGCCTCCAG gtaTACCCCCATTAATGGCAGGTGTTCCACCTATGATGCCTGGAATGCCTCCAGTTATGCCTGGAATGCCACCTGG ATTACATcaacagagaaaatacatgCAGTCATTTTGTGGTGGAAACAT GATGATGCCAATGGGTGGAATGATGCCTCCTGGGCCGGGAATCCCACCTCTTATGCCTGGTATGCCACCAG GGATGCCCCCGCCTGTTGGGCCTCGGCCTGGCATGCCACCAATGACACAAGCACAGCCTGTTACAGCCCCGGGCATTCTGAATCggcctccagctcctgctgcaacAGCCCCGACCCCACAACCTCCAGTTACTAAACCACTGTTCCCAAGCGCGGGGCAG ATGGGGACACCTGTCACAAGCTCAAGTGCAGCTTCCTCCAATTCAGAAAGTCTCTCAGCATCTTCTAACGCTCTGTTTCCTAGCACAGCACAA gctgcagcagctgtgccagggccagtTGGTACTGATTTCAAACCTTTGAATTCTACACCCGCAACAACAACGGAACCCCCCAAACCAACATTCCCTGCTTACACACAGTCCACAGCCTCAACCACTAGCACAacaaacagcactgcagctaAACCAGCTACATCTATCACAAGTAAGCCTGCTACCCTCACAACAACCAGTGCAACCAGTAAGTTGATCCATCCAGATGAGGATATATCACTG GAAGAGAGAAGGGCACAGTTGCCTAAATACCAGCGCAATCTTCCTCGGCCaggccaggctgccctgggtACTCCACCGGTTGGACCAATTGGAGGTATGATGCCaccacagccaggaattcctccaCAACAGCAAGGAATGAGACCTCCCATGCCACCTCATG GTCAGTATGGTGCTCATCACCAGGGCATGCCAGGATATCTTCCTGGAGCAATGCCTCCATATGGTCAGGGACCTCCGATGGTGCCCCCGTACCAGAGTGGACCTCCTCGCCCTCCGATGGGAATGAGACCTCCCGTCATGTCGCAAGGTGGTCGCTACTGA
- the ZNF207 gene encoding BUB3-interacting and GLEBS motif-containing protein ZNF207 isoform X1, with product MGRKKKKQLKPWCWYCNRDFDDEKILIQHQKAKHFKCHICHKKLYTGPGLAIHCMQVHKETIDAVPNAIPGRTDIELEIYGMEGIPEKDMEERRRLLEQKTQESQKKKQQDDSDEYEDDESAASTSFQPQQVQPQQGYIPPMAQPGLPPVPGAPGMPPGIPPLMAGVPPMMPGMPPVMPGMPPGLHQQRKYMQSFCGGNMMMPMGGMMPPGPGIPPLMPGMPPGRSGLSNSYYGMPPPVGPRPGMPPMTQAQPVTAPGILNRPPAPAATAPTPQPPVTKPLFPSAGQMGTPVTSSSAASSNSESLSASSNALFPSTAQAAAAVPGPVGTDFKPLNSTPATTTEPPKPTFPAYTQSTASTTSTTNSTAAKPATSITSKPATLTTTSATSKLIHPDEDISLEERRAQLPKYQRNLPRPGQAALGTPPVGPIGGMMPPQPGIPPQQQGMRPPMPPHGQYGAHHQGMPGYLPGAMPPYGQGPPMVPPYQSGPPRPPMGMRPPVMSQGGRY from the exons ATGGGCCGTaagaagaagaagcagctgAAGCCTTGGTGCTG GTATTGTAATAGAGATTTTGATGATGAGAAAATCCTTATACAGCAtcaaaaagcaaagcactttAAATGCCATATATGTCATAAGAAACTGTATACAGGACCTGGTTTAGCTATACACTGCATGCAG gtaCATAAAGAAACAATAGATGCTGTTCCAAATGCTATTCCCGGAAGAACAGACATTGAACTGGAAATCTATGGAATGGAAGGCATTCCAGAAAAAGATATGGAGGAACGGAGGAGGTTACTTGAACAAAAAACTCAGG agagccagaaaaaaaaacaacaggatGATTCTGATGAGTATGAAGATGATGAATCTGCAGCTTCAACTTCATTTCAACCCCAGCAAGTTCAGCCGCAACAGGGGTACATTCCCCCAATGGCACAGCCAGGTTtgcctcctgtgccaggtgcaCCAGGGATGCCTCCAG gtaTACCCCCATTAATGGCAGGTGTTCCACCTATGATGCCTGGAATGCCTCCAGTTATGCCTGGAATGCCACCTGG ATTACATcaacagagaaaatacatgCAGTCATTTTGTGGTGGAAACAT GATGATGCCAATGGGTGGAATGATGCCTCCTGGGCCGGGAATCCCACCTCTTATGCCTGGTATGCCACCAGGTAGGTCAGGGTTGTCGAACTCGTACTATG GGATGCCCCCGCCTGTTGGGCCTCGGCCTGGCATGCCACCAATGACACAAGCACAGCCTGTTACAGCCCCGGGCATTCTGAATCggcctccagctcctgctgcaacAGCCCCGACCCCACAACCTCCAGTTACTAAACCACTGTTCCCAAGCGCGGGGCAG ATGGGGACACCTGTCACAAGCTCAAGTGCAGCTTCCTCCAATTCAGAAAGTCTCTCAGCATCTTCTAACGCTCTGTTTCCTAGCACAGCACAA gctgcagcagctgtgccagggccagtTGGTACTGATTTCAAACCTTTGAATTCTACACCCGCAACAACAACGGAACCCCCCAAACCAACATTCCCTGCTTACACACAGTCCACAGCCTCAACCACTAGCACAacaaacagcactgcagctaAACCAGCTACATCTATCACAAGTAAGCCTGCTACCCTCACAACAACCAGTGCAACCAGTAAGTTGATCCATCCAGATGAGGATATATCACTG GAAGAGAGAAGGGCACAGTTGCCTAAATACCAGCGCAATCTTCCTCGGCCaggccaggctgccctgggtACTCCACCGGTTGGACCAATTGGAGGTATGATGCCaccacagccaggaattcctccaCAACAGCAAGGAATGAGACCTCCCATGCCACCTCATG GTCAGTATGGTGCTCATCACCAGGGCATGCCAGGATATCTTCCTGGAGCAATGCCTCCATATGGTCAGGGACCTCCGATGGTGCCCCCGTACCAGAGTGGACCTCCTCGCCCTCCGATGGGAATGAGACCTCCCGTCATGTCGCAAGGTGGTCGCTACTGA
- the ZNF207 gene encoding BUB3-interacting and GLEBS motif-containing protein ZNF207 isoform X3 translates to MGRKKKKQLKPWCWYCNRDFDDEKILIQHQKAKHFKCHICHKKLYTGPGLAIHCMQVHKETIDAVPNAIPGRTDIELEIYGMEGIPEKDMEERRRLLEQKTQESQKKKQQDDSDEYEDDESAASTSFQPQQVQPQQGYIPPMAQPGLPPVPGAPGMPPGIPPLMAGVPPMMPGMPPVMPGMPPGMMPMGGMMPPGPGIPPLMPGMPPGRSGLSNSYYGMPPPVGPRPGMPPMTQAQPVTAPGILNRPPAPAATAPTPQPPVTKPLFPSAGQMGTPVTSSSAASSNSESLSASSNALFPSTAQAAAAVPGPVGTDFKPLNSTPATTTEPPKPTFPAYTQSTASTTSTTNSTAAKPATSITSKPATLTTTSATSKLIHPDEDISLEERRAQLPKYQRNLPRPGQAALGTPPVGPIGGMMPPQPGIPPQQQGMRPPMPPHGQYGAHHQGMPGYLPGAMPPYGQGPPMVPPYQSGPPRPPMGMRPPVMSQGGRY, encoded by the exons ATGGGCCGTaagaagaagaagcagctgAAGCCTTGGTGCTG GTATTGTAATAGAGATTTTGATGATGAGAAAATCCTTATACAGCAtcaaaaagcaaagcactttAAATGCCATATATGTCATAAGAAACTGTATACAGGACCTGGTTTAGCTATACACTGCATGCAG gtaCATAAAGAAACAATAGATGCTGTTCCAAATGCTATTCCCGGAAGAACAGACATTGAACTGGAAATCTATGGAATGGAAGGCATTCCAGAAAAAGATATGGAGGAACGGAGGAGGTTACTTGAACAAAAAACTCAGG agagccagaaaaaaaaacaacaggatGATTCTGATGAGTATGAAGATGATGAATCTGCAGCTTCAACTTCATTTCAACCCCAGCAAGTTCAGCCGCAACAGGGGTACATTCCCCCAATGGCACAGCCAGGTTtgcctcctgtgccaggtgcaCCAGGGATGCCTCCAG gtaTACCCCCATTAATGGCAGGTGTTCCACCTATGATGCCTGGAATGCCTCCAGTTATGCCTGGAATGCCACCTGG GATGATGCCAATGGGTGGAATGATGCCTCCTGGGCCGGGAATCCCACCTCTTATGCCTGGTATGCCACCAGGTAGGTCAGGGTTGTCGAACTCGTACTATG GGATGCCCCCGCCTGTTGGGCCTCGGCCTGGCATGCCACCAATGACACAAGCACAGCCTGTTACAGCCCCGGGCATTCTGAATCggcctccagctcctgctgcaacAGCCCCGACCCCACAACCTCCAGTTACTAAACCACTGTTCCCAAGCGCGGGGCAG ATGGGGACACCTGTCACAAGCTCAAGTGCAGCTTCCTCCAATTCAGAAAGTCTCTCAGCATCTTCTAACGCTCTGTTTCCTAGCACAGCACAA gctgcagcagctgtgccagggccagtTGGTACTGATTTCAAACCTTTGAATTCTACACCCGCAACAACAACGGAACCCCCCAAACCAACATTCCCTGCTTACACACAGTCCACAGCCTCAACCACTAGCACAacaaacagcactgcagctaAACCAGCTACATCTATCACAAGTAAGCCTGCTACCCTCACAACAACCAGTGCAACCAGTAAGTTGATCCATCCAGATGAGGATATATCACTG GAAGAGAGAAGGGCACAGTTGCCTAAATACCAGCGCAATCTTCCTCGGCCaggccaggctgccctgggtACTCCACCGGTTGGACCAATTGGAGGTATGATGCCaccacagccaggaattcctccaCAACAGCAAGGAATGAGACCTCCCATGCCACCTCATG GTCAGTATGGTGCTCATCACCAGGGCATGCCAGGATATCTTCCTGGAGCAATGCCTCCATATGGTCAGGGACCTCCGATGGTGCCCCCGTACCAGAGTGGACCTCCTCGCCCTCCGATGGGAATGAGACCTCCCGTCATGTCGCAAGGTGGTCGCTACTGA
- the ZNF207 gene encoding BUB3-interacting and GLEBS motif-containing protein ZNF207 isoform X4 yields the protein MGRKKKKQLKPWCWYCNRDFDDEKILIQHQKAKHFKCHICHKKLYTGPGLAIHCMQVHKETIDAVPNAIPGRTDIELEIYGMEGIPEKDMEERRRLLEQKTQESQKKKQQDDSDEYEDDESAASTSFQPQQVQPQQGYIPPMAQPGLPPVPGAPGMPPGIPPLMAGVPPMMPGMPPVMPGMPPGMMPMGGMMPPGPGIPPLMPGMPPGMPPPVGPRPGMPPMTQAQPVTAPGILNRPPAPAATAPTPQPPVTKPLFPSAGQMGTPVTSSSAASSNSESLSASSNALFPSTAQAAAAVPGPVGTDFKPLNSTPATTTEPPKPTFPAYTQSTASTTSTTNSTAAKPATSITSKPATLTTTSATSKLIHPDEDISLEERRAQLPKYQRNLPRPGQAALGTPPVGPIGGMMPPQPGIPPQQQGMRPPMPPHGQYGAHHQGMPGYLPGAMPPYGQGPPMVPPYQSGPPRPPMGMRPPVMSQGGRY from the exons ATGGGCCGTaagaagaagaagcagctgAAGCCTTGGTGCTG GTATTGTAATAGAGATTTTGATGATGAGAAAATCCTTATACAGCAtcaaaaagcaaagcactttAAATGCCATATATGTCATAAGAAACTGTATACAGGACCTGGTTTAGCTATACACTGCATGCAG gtaCATAAAGAAACAATAGATGCTGTTCCAAATGCTATTCCCGGAAGAACAGACATTGAACTGGAAATCTATGGAATGGAAGGCATTCCAGAAAAAGATATGGAGGAACGGAGGAGGTTACTTGAACAAAAAACTCAGG agagccagaaaaaaaaacaacaggatGATTCTGATGAGTATGAAGATGATGAATCTGCAGCTTCAACTTCATTTCAACCCCAGCAAGTTCAGCCGCAACAGGGGTACATTCCCCCAATGGCACAGCCAGGTTtgcctcctgtgccaggtgcaCCAGGGATGCCTCCAG gtaTACCCCCATTAATGGCAGGTGTTCCACCTATGATGCCTGGAATGCCTCCAGTTATGCCTGGAATGCCACCTGG GATGATGCCAATGGGTGGAATGATGCCTCCTGGGCCGGGAATCCCACCTCTTATGCCTGGTATGCCACCAG GGATGCCCCCGCCTGTTGGGCCTCGGCCTGGCATGCCACCAATGACACAAGCACAGCCTGTTACAGCCCCGGGCATTCTGAATCggcctccagctcctgctgcaacAGCCCCGACCCCACAACCTCCAGTTACTAAACCACTGTTCCCAAGCGCGGGGCAG ATGGGGACACCTGTCACAAGCTCAAGTGCAGCTTCCTCCAATTCAGAAAGTCTCTCAGCATCTTCTAACGCTCTGTTTCCTAGCACAGCACAA gctgcagcagctgtgccagggccagtTGGTACTGATTTCAAACCTTTGAATTCTACACCCGCAACAACAACGGAACCCCCCAAACCAACATTCCCTGCTTACACACAGTCCACAGCCTCAACCACTAGCACAacaaacagcactgcagctaAACCAGCTACATCTATCACAAGTAAGCCTGCTACCCTCACAACAACCAGTGCAACCAGTAAGTTGATCCATCCAGATGAGGATATATCACTG GAAGAGAGAAGGGCACAGTTGCCTAAATACCAGCGCAATCTTCCTCGGCCaggccaggctgccctgggtACTCCACCGGTTGGACCAATTGGAGGTATGATGCCaccacagccaggaattcctccaCAACAGCAAGGAATGAGACCTCCCATGCCACCTCATG GTCAGTATGGTGCTCATCACCAGGGCATGCCAGGATATCTTCCTGGAGCAATGCCTCCATATGGTCAGGGACCTCCGATGGTGCCCCCGTACCAGAGTGGACCTCCTCGCCCTCCGATGGGAATGAGACCTCCCGTCATGTCGCAAGGTGGTCGCTACTGA
- the ZNF207 gene encoding BUB3-interacting and GLEBS motif-containing protein ZNF207 isoform X5, protein MGRKKKKQLKPWCWYCNRDFDDEKILIQHQKAKHFKCHICHKKLYTGPGLAIHCMQVHKETIDAVPNAIPGRTDIELEIYGMEGIPEKDMEERRRLLEQKTQESQKKKQQDDSDEYEDDESAASTSFQPQQVQPQQGYIPPMAQPGLPPVPGAPGMPPGIPPLMAGVPPMMPGMPPVMPGMPPGLHQQRKYMQSFCGGNMMMPMGGMMPPGPGIPPLMPGMPPGRSGLSNSYYGMPPPVGPRPGMPPMTQAQPVTAPGILNRPPAPAATAPTPQPPVTKPLFPSAGQAAAAVPGPVGTDFKPLNSTPATTTEPPKPTFPAYTQSTASTTSTTNSTAAKPATSITSKPATLTTTSATSKLIHPDEDISLEERRAQLPKYQRNLPRPGQAALGTPPVGPIGGMMPPQPGIPPQQQGMRPPMPPHGQYGAHHQGMPGYLPGAMPPYGQGPPMVPPYQSGPPRPPMGMRPPVMSQGGRY, encoded by the exons ATGGGCCGTaagaagaagaagcagctgAAGCCTTGGTGCTG GTATTGTAATAGAGATTTTGATGATGAGAAAATCCTTATACAGCAtcaaaaagcaaagcactttAAATGCCATATATGTCATAAGAAACTGTATACAGGACCTGGTTTAGCTATACACTGCATGCAG gtaCATAAAGAAACAATAGATGCTGTTCCAAATGCTATTCCCGGAAGAACAGACATTGAACTGGAAATCTATGGAATGGAAGGCATTCCAGAAAAAGATATGGAGGAACGGAGGAGGTTACTTGAACAAAAAACTCAGG agagccagaaaaaaaaacaacaggatGATTCTGATGAGTATGAAGATGATGAATCTGCAGCTTCAACTTCATTTCAACCCCAGCAAGTTCAGCCGCAACAGGGGTACATTCCCCCAATGGCACAGCCAGGTTtgcctcctgtgccaggtgcaCCAGGGATGCCTCCAG gtaTACCCCCATTAATGGCAGGTGTTCCACCTATGATGCCTGGAATGCCTCCAGTTATGCCTGGAATGCCACCTGG ATTACATcaacagagaaaatacatgCAGTCATTTTGTGGTGGAAACAT GATGATGCCAATGGGTGGAATGATGCCTCCTGGGCCGGGAATCCCACCTCTTATGCCTGGTATGCCACCAGGTAGGTCAGGGTTGTCGAACTCGTACTATG GGATGCCCCCGCCTGTTGGGCCTCGGCCTGGCATGCCACCAATGACACAAGCACAGCCTGTTACAGCCCCGGGCATTCTGAATCggcctccagctcctgctgcaacAGCCCCGACCCCACAACCTCCAGTTACTAAACCACTGTTCCCAAGCGCGGGGCAG gctgcagcagctgtgccagggccagtTGGTACTGATTTCAAACCTTTGAATTCTACACCCGCAACAACAACGGAACCCCCCAAACCAACATTCCCTGCTTACACACAGTCCACAGCCTCAACCACTAGCACAacaaacagcactgcagctaAACCAGCTACATCTATCACAAGTAAGCCTGCTACCCTCACAACAACCAGTGCAACCAGTAAGTTGATCCATCCAGATGAGGATATATCACTG GAAGAGAGAAGGGCACAGTTGCCTAAATACCAGCGCAATCTTCCTCGGCCaggccaggctgccctgggtACTCCACCGGTTGGACCAATTGGAGGTATGATGCCaccacagccaggaattcctccaCAACAGCAAGGAATGAGACCTCCCATGCCACCTCATG GTCAGTATGGTGCTCATCACCAGGGCATGCCAGGATATCTTCCTGGAGCAATGCCTCCATATGGTCAGGGACCTCCGATGGTGCCCCCGTACCAGAGTGGACCTCCTCGCCCTCCGATGGGAATGAGACCTCCCGTCATGTCGCAAGGTGGTCGCTACTGA
- the ZNF207 gene encoding BUB3-interacting and GLEBS motif-containing protein ZNF207 isoform X6 — translation MGRKKKKQLKPWCWYCNRDFDDEKILIQHQKAKHFKCHICHKKLYTGPGLAIHCMQVHKETIDAVPNAIPGRTDIELEIYGMEGIPEKDMEERRRLLEQKTQESQKKKQQDDSDEYEDDESAASTSFQPQQVQPQQGYIPPMAQPGLPPVPGAPGMPPGIPPLMAGVPPMMPGMPPVMPGMPPGLHQQRKYMQSFCGGNMMMPMGGMMPPGPGIPPLMPGMPPGMPPPVGPRPGMPPMTQAQPVTAPGILNRPPAPAATAPTPQPPVTKPLFPSAGQAAAAVPGPVGTDFKPLNSTPATTTEPPKPTFPAYTQSTASTTSTTNSTAAKPATSITSKPATLTTTSATSKLIHPDEDISLEERRAQLPKYQRNLPRPGQAALGTPPVGPIGGMMPPQPGIPPQQQGMRPPMPPHGQYGAHHQGMPGYLPGAMPPYGQGPPMVPPYQSGPPRPPMGMRPPVMSQGGRY, via the exons ATGGGCCGTaagaagaagaagcagctgAAGCCTTGGTGCTG GTATTGTAATAGAGATTTTGATGATGAGAAAATCCTTATACAGCAtcaaaaagcaaagcactttAAATGCCATATATGTCATAAGAAACTGTATACAGGACCTGGTTTAGCTATACACTGCATGCAG gtaCATAAAGAAACAATAGATGCTGTTCCAAATGCTATTCCCGGAAGAACAGACATTGAACTGGAAATCTATGGAATGGAAGGCATTCCAGAAAAAGATATGGAGGAACGGAGGAGGTTACTTGAACAAAAAACTCAGG agagccagaaaaaaaaacaacaggatGATTCTGATGAGTATGAAGATGATGAATCTGCAGCTTCAACTTCATTTCAACCCCAGCAAGTTCAGCCGCAACAGGGGTACATTCCCCCAATGGCACAGCCAGGTTtgcctcctgtgccaggtgcaCCAGGGATGCCTCCAG gtaTACCCCCATTAATGGCAGGTGTTCCACCTATGATGCCTGGAATGCCTCCAGTTATGCCTGGAATGCCACCTGG ATTACATcaacagagaaaatacatgCAGTCATTTTGTGGTGGAAACAT GATGATGCCAATGGGTGGAATGATGCCTCCTGGGCCGGGAATCCCACCTCTTATGCCTGGTATGCCACCAG GGATGCCCCCGCCTGTTGGGCCTCGGCCTGGCATGCCACCAATGACACAAGCACAGCCTGTTACAGCCCCGGGCATTCTGAATCggcctccagctcctgctgcaacAGCCCCGACCCCACAACCTCCAGTTACTAAACCACTGTTCCCAAGCGCGGGGCAG gctgcagcagctgtgccagggccagtTGGTACTGATTTCAAACCTTTGAATTCTACACCCGCAACAACAACGGAACCCCCCAAACCAACATTCCCTGCTTACACACAGTCCACAGCCTCAACCACTAGCACAacaaacagcactgcagctaAACCAGCTACATCTATCACAAGTAAGCCTGCTACCCTCACAACAACCAGTGCAACCAGTAAGTTGATCCATCCAGATGAGGATATATCACTG GAAGAGAGAAGGGCACAGTTGCCTAAATACCAGCGCAATCTTCCTCGGCCaggccaggctgccctgggtACTCCACCGGTTGGACCAATTGGAGGTATGATGCCaccacagccaggaattcctccaCAACAGCAAGGAATGAGACCTCCCATGCCACCTCATG GTCAGTATGGTGCTCATCACCAGGGCATGCCAGGATATCTTCCTGGAGCAATGCCTCCATATGGTCAGGGACCTCCGATGGTGCCCCCGTACCAGAGTGGACCTCCTCGCCCTCCGATGGGAATGAGACCTCCCGTCATGTCGCAAGGTGGTCGCTACTGA